A genomic segment from Gorilla gorilla gorilla isolate KB3781 chromosome 3, NHGRI_mGorGor1-v2.1_pri, whole genome shotgun sequence encodes:
- the LOC134758404 gene encoding atherin-like: protein MEVEYLFGQSHHHTKDHRGFPTHFLRGPPRFLTNHEEPSASTREPKASPRGPPGTSPEPPEMPLGREGLSERTTWAIAPPLRVIGDGGDPVLLRSAAVDRRPPSHPTLSPQKPRPPGGRERREGPLRARSSLPSPPLPESWLGQQRRRAEAVAGGQAVRPGPGPGAGGGVHAPHQPRRGGRGGIAGAGAPRPAASPAPAATGQERSPRPPSGCGGQFSRGSARPGPDLSRLVLAGRFSNIHLGRSSPAALFQEPVFTNPFRKAPQVSEKQVGEWRSRVRDGPADGTVCSENSGSSRSSQERRKGWRPPDERKIHVTGVRDSAAPGSGPEPASAGTFNSDCSCSLSRSGNSADNHSANHCVLYRAVSLRLRRISAPCLHLHLHSRTRLR from the exons ATGGAAGTAGAATACCTTTTCGGACAATCCCATCACCATACTAAGGATCACCGTGGATTTCCAACACACTTTTTGCGTGGCCCACCAAGGTTTCTGACAAATCATGAAGAGCCTTCAGCGTCCACGCGGGAGCCCAAAGCAAGCCCACG AGGGCCCCCGGGGACATCCCCAGAGCCGCCTGAAATGCCTCTTGGGCGTGAAGGGCTCTCCGAGAGGACAACCTGGGCCATCGCGCCGCCGCTCCGGGTAATCGGGGATGGAGGAGACCCTGTCTTGTTACGTTCCGCAGCCGTGGACCGTcgcccacccagccacccaaccTTGAGCCCCCAGAAGCCGCGGCCCCCAGGGGGCAGGGAGCGGCGGGAGGGGCCGCTCCGAGCGAGGtcgtccctcccctcccctcctctcccggAGTCCTGGCTCGGACAGCAGCGCCGCCGA GCCGAAGCGGTGGCTGGGGGCCAAGCCGTGCGACCCGGCCCAGGTCCTGGTGCGGGCGGCGGCGTGCACGCGCCGCATCAACCGCGGCGGGGAGGGCGAGGCGGCATCGCCGGAGCTGGAGCGCCTCGGCCCGCGGcctcccccgcccccgccgccacCGGCCAGGAGCGCTCCCCGCGGCCCCCTTCCGGCTGCGGAGGGCAGTTCTCCCGCGGCTCCGCGCGGCCGGGCCCGGACCTCTCACGGCTGGTGCTCGCCGGGCGGTTCAGTAACATCCACCTCGGGAGATCTTCTCCTGCAGCCCTTTTCCAAGAACCAGTTTTTACAAATCCTTTCAGGAAGGCTCCCCAAGTCTCAGAAAAACAAGTAGGGGAGTGGCGGAGTCGAGTGCGTGACGGGCCAGCTGACGGCACGGTGTGCTCAGAGAACTCGGGTTCTAGTCGCTCCTCGCAAGAACGAAGGAAGGGATGGCGGCCTCCTGACGAGCGAAAAATCCACGTCACGGGCGTTCGAGACTCCGCAGCGCCCGGGTCGGGGCCCGAACCGGCGTCGGCGG GCACATTTAACAGCGACTGTAGCTGTTCCTTATCCAGGTCAGGGAACTCTGCTGATAATCACTCTGCAAACCACTGCGTGCTTTACAGAGCGGTCTCACTCCGGCTCCGCAGAATTTCAGCTCCttgcctccacctccacctccactccAGGACACGCCTCCGGTGA